tatgatttatttatatattactttcATTAATTGTCATTTAAAAAGTTCTAAGTATAGTctacttttgttgttgctgttcagtcaccaagttgtatccaactctttgcgacaccatggactgcagcacaccaggcttccctgtcattcaccatctcccagaatttgcccaataCTTGTCTAtggagttgctgatgccatccaactatctcatcctctgttgccctcttctccttctgcctttacctccaaataattaaaatacccTTGCTGAAACATACAGTGGTTACAGAGACTAATCATTTCTTGACTTAGTTAagccaaagaaataattaaaattggtCAGTTCAAGGATATTAGGAACCAAGATATTCTTTTGGCCTTTGAAGGTATCTCTTCAGAGTTCAATAAAAACTGACAATGAGcattttcaaaatcaaataatcttatatatattatataatcacTTGCCTATATAGTCATTTATCTGTGGTTCATAGATTTTACCTTATGATAACATATCTCCATACATGGTACTGGGCACATAGCaagtatataataaatactttttaaactgaagtgaactgacaaACACCAGTAATTATATCATCACTAACAACCTAGCACAGTACCGCTTTTCAGACTTTCAACGACACGTTGGGCTAGGACATGATATTTAAGTAATATAGAGCCTTGGAAGAAATAGTAGTgtcctaaaaatgaaaaaaaaaaaaaagaaatattttaattctctgattgcattcttaaaaaaaaaaaaagataacctagATTAAACAAGATCAAATTCAAGATTATGAAGTTGGATTTCTTGATTAGATATCCTGCCCTCAGATATCTACCTATTACTAGTCTTTTCACCATAAATATCTTTATTATCTTTAATGAGAAGTTTGTTCGGTCTTTAAGACTGACtcttaaaaatgcaaatgtttttgaaaattcaCACTCCAGGTGGAGAATTCAGAAtggaagagaggagagtgaaCTCAGGTAGGGTACATAGAAGTGTTGATGgggaaagtaaataaaacatgggGATAGGAATACAACCCAAAATATCTTGACCCACAGATATCTTGCTTAGCCTGACCTTGCTGGAAGACATTCATAAACACAAATTCAAATAAATTCAAACTTCTTTCATCCCACCCTGAGACTCAGTCCATGAGAACCCATGAAGGGTGGAAGGGACTGAAAGGAAGTTAAAGAACTCAGgacataaaaatgtataaaagattCCTGCTTGCCTTGACTGCTATCTGCTCGCTTACATATACTGTGCAGCTTGATGTGATGGAAATCCCAGAGACTCAGACATATGAAAGTGGCAAGAATTATCTGCTCCCTGTCTGACAGACCACCCAAGTATAAATCCATCATTGATGCCACCTCACTCTTCTGGCCCACCTATTCTGAGCCAAAAAGTTGCAGATTTTCTCTCTGTGGCCTTTGGAGAACTGCAAAGTTCGTTCTCTTCCAATTTGGAGCCCTTTTCTCTGATCTTGAAGACTCTATAATCCAGTATTTTAATAAGGGTTTTCCATTCATTTCATGGTTTCCCAATCCACTTACTGTTGTAATAGAAGACTGCATCAATTTTGGGGCCAATTCCTGGGAAGTATGTAGTAATCAACTTGGGATAACCAGGGTCCAGGAATTGTCTCCTCTCGTCATACCTGAGCAAAGAAATAACCAGCATAAACTACATCAAAATATGGATTTCATGACATTAAGCTTGATATTTCATGGTTATGAATCACAAAACCTGCCTTATTCTCTTCTGAAAGAGTTTAAACTGTACCCATAGGAAAACCAAGGACCTAAACCATTCACAGATTAGGACTCAAACCCTAGGCTTCTTGACTTCCAGTCAAGCACTCTCCCCGCTCTGCCAGAATGCTTCTGCCCGTGCTAGAGCCTGACTCTCTAACTTCCAGCTAGTGAAGACCTGGAACAACCTGCTGTCACTCACAGCATGGTTCCCTCATTCTGTCTCCTTGGGGTCCAACATTTccagaaaggaatctgaaaatgCATACGCCCTGCAAACTGACTGCAAATACTAGGTCTCATACATCGACACCTCTCTTTTTCAATTCATTTCCACTGTGATTAGTAAcatgacattttatttaaagtgctccttttaaaacatgtattGTCATCTCCTATCATAAACCAACAGTACAGAGAAAAGAATTAGGTTTAAAACAACTGTTCCAGTGCTATATTATCTTGATCCCTCTTGTAGAAAAATcaagggctttttaaaatttagattaaaagCTGTCTTCTGAAAAATCCCATTCCCTGACTGTTTCACAAATCTTAGGGGTCAAATCATCAACCATTAAAGCTCACCTCCAAAACTTGTTACCTACAAAGAAGTAGGTCTTATAGAAAAGTGGGTTAAAAACAGCTGCATCAATTTTTTTCACTGAGGAGGGGAAGCCCAAAGAATGTATGCTCTTGGGATAGTTTAACTGCGGTTTCAAATTGTTCAGTAACCAGTACTTGTCATCTGTAAAGACAAAGAGAATGGGTACACTGTAATCATACAGAAAGAGTAATAGAAATACTGACTCAGCACAAGAAACATCATTCTTATTTCAtagattcaaaatatattactCCTGTTCTTAAACATGGTTTACCTTCTAtagctctgtattttttttcccaaagtatTATCAtcttatatttcataaaattttgcaataagcTTTACATATTACATAAGTATATTTACCCTATTTGGGGCTATATTTCAGAGCCTCCATTAATAAAAATCTGGAGtgcctttttaaaagttctttaaatgTAGTACTATTTCCTTAATTTGTTCTCTTCCTTAGAAGTAGACTCAATAGCAAAACTAAACATTGGAattacctttaaaaagaaaaacatgacttCTGTCTGCAATTTCATAAGCAGCTTGAATGTAAGATGGTAGGTTTGGacctaaagaagaaattaaactaACGCTGCTTTTTGGACTCTCAGCAAGCTTCCACCAGAAGAACCTGACAAGAAACAtttaacacattaaaagatcTCTGTAGACCAAAGAACCATGAAAAGGGAAGGACCTGTGAAAGAACTTCATGTTTCTTTCCAGTAGCTTCACATTCTATTCTATGGGCATTTGTGTAGGAGAACCACATGCAGAGGATTTTAATCACCTCCAATACTAGCAATGATCTTACAGGCAGACTGGCATATGGAAATACATGGAGCTTGGAACCAAGGTATCCAGGTTCTAGTCTGAGCTCACAGCCCAGGCACCAGTTCTGTaacctaaaggaagtcaactcaACCTCAAGTATCTCAGTTCCATAAACTCAATAATGGGGAATATTTGTTCTATCTATCAAATACTAATTTTCTTCACTGCCCCACCCATCCAATATCTGGTTCAATATATGTTCTAAGACAAAAACCATACATCatcctggaattctcttttttataatcaAGAATCGAGTCTGGTACTCTGTCACAGCTTTAAGTCCAGATTTGACCATCTTAATTAAAATCTATCAGCATGATTAAAATAGTCTGACATCCTTGCTACCTGTTTTATCTGTCCCCAACCCAGATTCTTGCCACAGATCCATTTTTACAGGTCAGTTTTCTAGTTAAAACAAATATAATCACACTGCTCTCCTGCTTCAAGATCCTCAAGATCTCTCCATTGCCTTCAGAATCAAGTCCAAGTTCCAACTCACAGATTTTATCTACTTCGTTTGTAAATCACGTTTCAccattctctctcacacacaaaaaaatctaagGGATCAGCCTTTAATATTTGTTAGATGTGAAATGATCTTACcagtctttaaagaaaaaaattttatctcCCACAGTAGTAACAGCATCAAAACTCATATTGGGGTCACAAGCAGCTGGGTTTGTACTGTCAGGATTTGATGGAACTTGGTGTTTATCTGGACGTCCTGAAAGTACATTTCAAgaagcattagaaaaaaaaaatgccttttagttttgaagatgaagaaacacTCTTTAAAACATTCAATGTTCTTgatgaaaaatacttaaaaagcaATTATGTTTTCTATAACATTCACAGGAATACAACAAATATTTTCCCCTTCCATGTGGTTGCAACATTGTAGAGAATAAAAATCTGATCACTCTGTTCTCCTGTTCTGGTTAGATTATTTCTCCATATGCCTTCTTCAAAAGACAATGGTATGCTGGATGGGAAGAACAGATTTCAGACCAGAAGACTCAGGTTTTACCTCTGGCTCAGGCATTAACACACTAGGTCCCCTTGTACTCATCCATAAATGAAGATAATATCTATGTTGCCTATACCTCACAGAATTTTCATGGGGTTCAAAGAGAAGATAAATCTTAATGTTTATCCAAATGCTGATAGTATGAGATTATTCATGAGTATCTTTATTtggcaaaataaattatttggcaAAATTCTTTATTTGGCAAAATGGTGAAGAAATTCAACTCACCATAGAGAGACTGAATGCCATGTATGTCATCAGCAGAGAGGCGAAATATCCTGTAGTCGACATCTCTGTAGCTGGGAAACATTATGGCACGTGTATCGCTGGAATGGCCAAGACCCAAGGAATGGCCAATCTCATGAACAGCAACTAGGAACAAGTTTGGGCCTAAGAGAGAACCAGTGAAATCTATTGGCATCTATAGAACAATGACACAACATCTGACACCATGAAAAGGGAAACTTTTAGAAATATCTCACTTTCCTCCTTCATGAGCAAGCTTTTTCAGCCTTGGCATTGTCGACATTATAGGACAGACTCCTCTTTGCTCTCAGGGTTGTCCTGTGCATTATGGATCTTTATAAGTCTCTAGTTTTACCGTTGAATTCAAGTAGCACACTCCCCTCTAGTTTTGACAACCAAAAAAATGTTtccacatattctttttcttttctttttattgggatataaagtgaaagtgaagttgctcagtcgtgtccgactctttgcgagcccatggactgtagcccgccaggctcctccatccatgggattctccaggccagagtactagagagggttgccatttcctcctccaggggatcttccccacccagatatcgaacccaggtctcccgcactgcagataGACTCttttccgtctgagccaccaggaaaatagtcgctttaaaatattgtgttagtttccgcagtacaatgaagtgaatcagctatatgcatacatatgtcccctccctctgggagcTCCTTCCCATCCCCTCATCCCAGCCGTCTccgtcaccacagagcaccaagctgagctgcCTCttctatacagcaggttcccactagctgtctgcttTACACGCGGTAGTGTATGCCTCTGGTTAAGGACTGCTGCACTCTCAAATGAAATATGTTCCATTGTCAAAACTTCTGGAATAACTCACAGCTGTGTTCATTGCTCCTAAATAATTTTCAACTCACATGACCTTGTTCTGCTTTTCTCTTAATCAGGCTTCACTGGATATAGAAAAGTCTTTGGTAACCTTCCTTTACAAAGCTCAAATCTTAAATCCATATTAAGGTACAGTATTGTGAGTCACTGAGAAAAACACCACATTATGTCTAATACTTACACAACCAAAAGGAAGTCATTTTGTTCTCTATTTTCAGATGAGGATACAGTATCAGCAAGATTAAATGACAAATCAAGTGCCAGAGCCAAGATTTACATCCAAATTTCTTGGCTCTAAAAATTTCTTGGACACCCTTTTCCTAAACATGATTCCCAATGAAATCAAAGAGACTATATTTATACTTTAGACATATTTACACTACCACATTATAGTTataactgttatttttttttttctgtatgtccCAGAGGCTGTATCTTTGTAGGTAAGAGACAAGGGTGTGCCCTTTCTCTCAGATTTCCTAATTCTCAGAAGATTTGAaaattcctgatttttaaaaaaatcttcattataGTCTaatgccttcatttttttctttctttctctatagcAAAAGGAAGCTCAGAAGTGACTTTCCAGGGTCACACACCATTTAGCTACAGAGCCTGATCTTGAAATAATCTCTAGAACCCAAGATAAGCAAAGAGTTCACACCTCTCTGAGGGATCTCTAAGAATACGGATCCTCCAAGCACTCCCTGTAACACATGGGTCCAGTAACAAATTCAGAGATGCTTTCACTTCTacgaaacagagaaagaagacgCAAAGACTAATTCTCTCCACTCTGCATAAGACTGGGAAGAGTAAACAAAACCTTTTACAATTTAGCCTAAACCTGAATTTATCTTATTCTCAATTCCTGTACTACTTGGTACAAAAGATCGCTATTGGTTCTCATCTCAAAATAatggatttttgtttgtgttcTGTTTCCTTTTAGATTGTGTATTTCTCAGTGGCAAGACTGTGCCCTTTTCATTTCTGAATCTAAGCACCTCCATCACCTAACACCCTGATAGAAACTCAGTAAAGACTATGGGAATTGTTCATTTAATTTACtgtgtcaaaaagaaaaagaatttactgTATCAAAGTTAGTCAAGAATAAGgattttaaattagaattttcataAATAATTCAGTCTTTTGAAAGCTTAGaattaagcaaattaaaataagGCAACATGGACAAATAGAAAGTATACATCGTGCTAAGATAGGACCCAGGGAATAAGTGGTCTGGTCCCAGCTTTTTCACAAGGTAGCCTctaaccttttcttttctctatctgTAAAAGTCTGTATTAAATGACTTTCCTaagtttctttagaattttaaaaattctccaggctaatCAGCACCTTTCTCCTGTCAGATGAAAAGATTACAAACCCAAAATGCCTTTGGATAAAATTTGCACAAATGTAACATATCTACTGAGGATTTGAGGCTCAGCCAGGACCTAATCATTTGTCTTTTGACAACAAAAAAAAGTTCTCTTCTTAATCAAAGGTTTCATAAGCCTTAGGCCATGTGTCAGACGAAAACAAATAGCCTTTCTGGTCTATAAAAATATTGCCATCAATGCAAGCAACGTCAGCTGGGGGTGGAGATGATGGTGCTGAGTAGAGCATACTCTTGATGAATTTCTCTTTACTTCCTTTCCATATATAGTCAGTCATAGAGTCTAGAATCTCCGATAGGAATATTAAGAAAGCTTCCCATGTGAAGCCTTGGATTTTCCAGTGCATAGTGACTTCTCCAAATAACAGGGGATGTTTGTTACCCTCATCCCCCAACTGTCTGGGATGGATGATGAGTTTTATCCCCTCTGTAAGTACACACAAGGTATTAAATGATCAATGGGGCATTTTGAAGTTTTTATCTCCAAACCACAAGAGACTACCTGACCACATAACCTTGTATTTCTTTATAGAGATCTCTAAATCCTCTAAAACTTCATCTTTTTATGCCACTCTGAATTTAGGAAATTGTTGGCATATAATGAATTATGCAAATGATCACACTGTTCTAGGATTGTTGGCATATACAGCGTTAGTATCTGTATTTGTTCGAGTTTATGGATTGTACTGCCAAAAACTGATCCCCTAAATAatggcttttttctttccatactaTGGTTCTTAAGGTTCCTGAGTATATACTAATAAACTAGTTTATCTTCATAGATTCTTggaaatgaactttaaaataatCTAGTCCAATATACTCCATTTATAGAGGGTGAAGTGGAAACAGTGCTACAATTTTATTCAGTGTCAAAATTGTAATCAGAAAAAGTTTTCCTGTCCTTATAATCCTTTCTCAGAATGTGGCCTTTCAAAAACAGGATATAACTTAGAATTTGTTAGGATTTGCTAATTCTTTGAGGGCTTGGGGAGCCTACCTTTGTGTCCTTTAGTCCAGGTTTCAGCCTCATCAAAATGTGCATCTCCTCCAAGACCAGCTCCAGGTGCAAAAGCATGGGCTAGGATTCCCCATGGGCCATCAAAAGGATAGGCGTCTccatgttcttattttttaaaaaagaaaaagcaaattagtCTTTCTACacatgttatgtgtgtgtgtgtgagtgtatgctcagtcatgtctaactctttgtggccccatggactgtagcctgccaggttcctctgtctatggaattttccaggtaagaatactggagacggttgccatttcctactccaagggatcttcctgacccagggattgtactcgcatttcttgcatctcctgcattggcaagaataTTCTGTACTACTGTGCCACTTGGGTCACGCCAAATGAGACAGATGACATAAGTCCAAGTTCTCTACCTCGAAATGCAAATTGTATCATGATATCAGCCTTGTTGTCATGAATCTTTCTGAATTTCAGGGGGGTCACATCACTCCATACTTGAAAAGCTTTCTGGAAGGCATCGTCAACATCTTCAGGCTTCAAGTCAGGGGTGTAAttgttgattctttaccagcagaacaaaagaggaaaatacaTGGAAACCATGTGTTAACTTTGTTTTATTACAATACTTCATTTCTGCTAGCATCATTCAAGAATGAATGGTTCCATAAATCAGTAGTCCAGATGAGAAAAACCTGCTTCATCTACAGAAATATTTATCCTTGGGAACCTTACTTCTTAAACAGAATCTAACTTGATTTCTACTCACTTATTTACAGGTCACCATTATGAAGGATTTACATTTGTAGAGGCTTATGCCTTTTACCCCTGCTCCCAGACTTCTTCATTTATCCATCTAAATAGTCTATAAAactttctcttgcttctttttagatccagcttcattcttcttttactTATGGCTTTCCTACTCTGTTCTGGACTTGCAAGCCCAACAATTCCATTGAGCGAACGGTTTTCCCTTCTAGAGACACTATTTTAACACAGGGGTAGTGTTAATAATCGAGGGATGCTTCCTATCTACTTCCAGATTTAGAGCTGTATCTAATTGGCTCAAGTTTC
This genomic window from Bubalus bubalis isolate 160015118507 breed Murrah chromosome 16, NDDB_SH_1, whole genome shotgun sequence contains:
- the MMP12 gene encoding macrophage metalloelastase — its product is MKFLLLILALQVAASEAAPLTDYPSPEENDVAFAQRYLANFYGLEMETTPMTKMKVNRNVMENKIQEMQQFFGLKVTGQLDTSTLDMMHRPRCGVPDVQNFQLFPGRPVWKKRLITYRINNYTPDLKPEDVDDAFQKAFQVWSDVTPLKFRKIHDNKADIMIQFAFREHGDAYPFDGPWGILAHAFAPGAGLGGDAHFDEAETWTKGHKGPNLFLVAVHEIGHSLGLGHSSDTRAIMFPSYRDVDYRIFRLSADDIHGIQSLYGRPDKHQVPSNPDSTNPAACDPNMSFDAVTTVGDKIFFFKDWFFWWKLAESPKSSVSLISSLGPNLPSYIQAAYEIADRSHVFLFKDDKYWLLNNLKPQLNYPKSIHSLGFPSSVKKIDAAVFNPLFYKTYFFVGNKFWRYDERRQFLDPGYPKLITTYFPGIGPKIDAVFYYNRHYYFFQGSILLKYHVLAQRVVESLKSGTVLGC